AGGCCCTGCTCACGTTCTTGGAGCCACTGGGCCCAAAGCGCTGGGTGCTGGGTCTGCACCTGGCGCTTGCAGCGTTCCAGCTGGGCTTGCCAGTCGCGGCTGCCGTGCACGGTATTGCCCAGGATCAGGCCCTGCACGCGTTGCGGATGGGCGGCGGCCCAGGCCTGGGCCATCAGGCCACCGTAGCTGTGGCCATAGACGATCAGGCGCTCGCGGCCCAGGTGGGTGCGCAGGCGCTCCAGGTCGCTAGCGTCGCGCTCCAGGGTGTAGCGGCGCGGGTCGGCCAGACGCGCGCTGCGCCCGCGGCCGATCGGGTCGAGCACCAGCACGGTCAGGTGTTCGGTGAGCGGTGTTGCCCAATGGCGCAGGCCCCAGCCGCTGCCGCCCGGGCCACCGGGCAGCAGCACCAGTAGCGGGCCTTGGCCGGCCTGGGCATAGCCAAGGGGGCCGTCCGGGGTCTCGATCTGGTGCTCCTGCCAACTCGAATTGGCGCTGGCCGCTTGCGCTGGCAACAGGGTGGACAGGGCGCTGGCACCGAACAACTGGGCAATCTGGCGGCGGGTGGGCATCTGGGCGTCTTGCAGTGTCATCTTGGGCCTGGGTCTTTGAACTGGTGCCCATGCTAGGCAGAGCCGGTCTTGACATCCAGCCACGATTCCTGGGTCTTCTGGTTAGCATTGCTCACCATGCTGCCCTTGCAAACCCTGCGCGCCTTTCGCCAAGCGGCGCAGACCCAGAACCTCAGAGCCGCCGCCGAGCAGCTGAATCTGACCCATGGCGCGGTCAGTCAGCAGATTCGGCTGCTGGAGGATCGCCTGGGTGTGTCGCTGTTTGATCGTGTGGGCCGCGGCGTGCGCTTGAATGCGGCCGGTGCCGCGCTGTTGGCGCGGGTGCAGCAGGCCCTGGCCTTGCTGGAGGCAGGCGAGCGCGAGGCTCGGGTTCAGGGTCAGGTGCCGCAGCGGGTCTTGCGGGTGTCCATGCTGCCCAGCTTCGCGCAGTGTTGGCTGCTGCCGCGCCTGTCGCGCTGGCAGCGCGCGCACCCGGGCTGGCGCCTGGCCATCGACGCGCGTCAGACGGTGGTGGATGTGCTGGGCCCTGGGGTGGATGTGGCGATTCGCTACGGTCAACAACCCTGGGCTGGGGCTGTGGCCAAGTCCCTCGGGCAAGAGCGTCTGTTTCCGGTGGCCAGCCCCAGTCAGGCCGATGCGCTGCGCGGGCTGGCGGCGGCCGACTTGCTGCGTTTTCCGATGCTGGCCGGCACCGCCGGTTGGGAGCTGTGGCTGCAACCCGCCGGCGTGGTGGAACCGCCGCCCGAGCCCGTGGCCAGCTTCAACGATGCCGGCCTGTTGCTGCAGGCCGCCGAGGTGGGCATGGGCATTGCGCTGGCGCGCGGCGTTTTGGTCTTGGATCGGCTGCGCGAGGGCCGCTTGCTGCCCCTGCATCCGCTGACTGTGCCGGCGCCGCGCAGCTATTGGTTGGTGGCCAGCGAACCGAGCTGGCAACGCCCCGAGGTCCAGGCCCTGCATGCCTGGCTGCTGGCGCAGTTGGCGGAATCCGAACGCGAGCTAGCGACCCTGATGTGAGCGCGCGGACTGCCACACTGGGCGATGCAGGCGGCCGCCCGGCGCGCAGGCGAGGGTCTTGAGCGAGGGGCGTCGCGTGCCGGGATAGGGGGCCAGGTGGGCCACTTCGGGGTGGAAGAGTTCCAGGATGCGCAACTGTGCGCCCTGGCGCTTGAACACCGAGTGGCGCGCCCACTGCATCCCAGCCGGTGCAGCCGTGCCGGTGGCTTGGCGCCACTGGCGCTGCATCTGCCGCCGCGTGCCGCCATGGGGGTTGAGGCGCTTGGGCTGCAGAGTGCTGCGCTGCACCCGGCGGTCCTGGTAGAGCAGTTCGGCCAAGGGCCGGCGCCCCAGGCCCTTGAGCGCCTTCCAGGGGCCGGCCAGGGTGCTCTGATGCAGGCTGGAACGCGCCCACACCAAGGGCTGACCATCGACGCGCAGCACCACCTCGCGCACCAGGGTGCAGCCCTGGCGCGGGCGGCCGAGCTGGCGGCGCTCCGGCGCGTTCAGCCGGGCGGTGGTCTGGCGCAGCAACTGCACCTCGAAACGACCATGGCGGGCCAGGCGGGCGGAGAGCGAACCCGGCGCGCGCAGCCAGGCGCGCAGGCTCATGCGAGTCGAAATGCCCAAGTCAGGCTTTGCCGAGTTCGGCAGCTCGGGACGCTGCAGCGCGCACGGCGCGCTGCAGCGCCTCGCCCACGCCGTCGGCGCGCAGGCTTTCTAGCGCCGCGTGCGTGGTGCCGCCCTTGCTGGTCACGCGCTCGCGCAGCATGGCCAAGCTATCGGCCGACTGCAGCGCCAGGGCCGCCGCGCCGCCACAGGTGGCCAGGGCCAGTTCGCGGGCCTGGGTCTCGTGCAGGCCCAGGTCCAGGCCAGCCTGCACCATGGCCTCGCAGAAGTAGAAGAAGTAGGCCGGGCCGGAACCCGAGATCGCGGTCACGGCGTCCAGATCGTCTTCGCGCTCGACCCACAGGCTGCGGCCGGTGGGAGCCAGCACGGCCTCGACCTCGGCGCGCTCCAGTTCGCTCACCGCCGCGCGAGCATAGAGACCGGCAATGCCCTGGCCGATCAAGGCTGGGGTGTTGGGCATGGCGCGCACCACGCGCTCACTGCCCGAGGCCTGGGCAATGGCCTCGCTGCGAATGCCCGCCATCACCGAGAGCTGCAGGGCCTGGGCCAGCCAGGGCGCGGCCGGCGCGGCGGCCTGGGCAAACAACTGCGGCTTGACGGCCCAGACCACCAGGGCGGCCTGGGCCAGGGCGGGCGTGGGGGCAGCCAGGGCCTGGATGCCGAAGTCGGTGGCCAGGCGTTCGCGCTGTGTGGCCTGCGGCTCGATCACCACGAAGGCCTCGGCCGGCCGCCCCGCGCGCCGCAGTCCGCCGAGGATGGCTGAGGCCATGTTGCCGCCGCCGATGAAAGCCAGGGTGGGGTGGGTGGGGTGCATGGGCCGGGATTGTGAATCGCTTGGGCGGCATCAAGGCGCCGTGTCCTGGCATCAGGCACAGTGAAGGGCCTCAAGAGGAAGAACGATGGAAAGTTTGTGGATGTCCACCGGCGTGGTGGCCCTGGCCGAGATCGGCGACAAGACCCAGTTGCTGGCGTTTTTGCTGGCCGCGCGCTTCAAGAAGCCCTGGCCCATCGTGGCCGGCATCGTGGTGGCCACGGTGCTCAACCATGCGCTGGCCGGCCTGCTGGGGGCCTGGATCACGACCCAGCTGGGGCCGCAGGTCTTGCGCTGGGTGCTGGGCCTGTCCTTCCTGGCGATGGCGGCCTGGACCCTGATCCCCGACAAGATCGAGGACGAGGAGGCCCAGGTGGCGCAACGGCTGGGGGTGTTTGGCGCCACCTTTGTGACCTTTTTCCTGGCCGAGATGGGGGACAAGACCCAGGTGGCCACCATCGCACTGGCGGCCCACTATGCCCAGGCCTTCTGGGTGGTGGTGGGCACGACCTTGGGCATGCTGATCGCCGACGTGCCAGCGGTGTTCGCGGGTGAAAAGCTGGCCACGCGAATTCCCTTGCGCTGGGTGCATGGTGCCGCCGCCCTGCTCTTTGCCGCCCTGGGCGTGGCCACTTTGATGGGGCTTGGCAAGAGCTGGGGGCTTTAAGGAATCGCTACGCGGGCGGCTGGCTGAGCACCACCTGGTCGCGTCCGCCCAGCTTGGCTTGGTAGAGCGCGGTGTCGGCGCGTTGCAGCAGGGCCTCGGCATCGGTGTCGCGCGCATCGGCCAGGGCCACGCCGATGGACAGCGAGTAGCGCAAGGCCTTGCCTTGGGGGTCTTGGGCGTAGGTCCAATCGGATTGGCGCAGGCGTTCGGCGGCGGTGAGCGCCTCCTCGCGCAAGGCGCCGGGCAGCACCACGCAGAACTCCTCGCCGCCCAGTCGACCGATCAGGTCGTAGGGGCGGAATTCGCTGCGCAGCACCTCGCCCATGCGTATCAAGGCCTGGTCGCCGCCGGCATGACCTTGGCTGTCGTTGATCTGCTTGAAGTGGTCGATGTCCAGCATCAGCACGGCCATCGGCGTGCCCAGGCGTTGGCGGCGCCGCCATTCGCGAGCCAGTGCGCGCTCAAAGCCGCGGCGGTTGCTCAGGCCGGTCAGCGGGTCGGTGGTGGCCTGGTCATTGAGTTCGCGCTGCAGGCGCCCGGCATGCAGGGTCACGAAGCCAAAACCCAGGGACAGTGCGACCAGGCTGGTCAGCATGATCAGCAAGGCATGCGGCTGCGTCACCTGGGGCAGGCTCAACCCGGTGTCATGACCCAGCAGCACCAACACCACCCGCGCCAGTCCCAGCAAGGCCTGCAGGATGTGCGCCCCCATGGGCAGGATCAGCAGGGCCAGGGGCCAGCTGCCGCGTTGCAGGCGCAGCACCTGGGCGGCGATCAGGGAGAGCGCGGCCAGGGTCAGATTGAAGGACAGGATGCGAGCCGGGAAGTCGTCCACACCCCAGGTCAGCCAGACGGTGGCCAGCGCGTACAGCGCCACTACGCTCAGCAGGCCGCGCAGCGGCAGGCGCTCGCCAAACAGCAGGCCATAGCCGGTGAGCGTGAAGAGCAAGTTGCCCATCAGCAGCAGATTGGCCACCGGCACGGTCAGCCAGTCTGGCCACTGACCGCGCTGGGCAAACAGCAGCAGGCCCACACAGGTGCAGCTCAGCGCCGTCAGCCAGTGCCAAAGATAGGCGGTGCGGGCGCGCCAGGCCAGCAGGCCCAGGCCCAGGGTCAGCGCGGCCATCAAGAGGCCGGCGAACAACAGGGCGGTGGGCAGGTGGAGATTCATGTCATTCTAACTGCGGGGCCAGGGCGCGGCGGGCTTGGGTTTCGCTCAAGCCCGCGCGCTGGGCCCAGTCCTGCAGCTGGTCCTCACCGATGCGCCCCACATTGAAATAGCTCGCATCGGGGTGGGCCAGGTAGAAGCCGCTGACTGAGCTGGCGGGGTGCATGGCCATGGACTCGGTGAGCTGCATGCCAATGGCGTCGGCCTGCAGCACCCGCAGCAGATCGCGCTTGACGAGGTGGTCCGGGCAGGCTGGGTAACCGGGCGCGGGGCGGATGCCGCGATAAGTCTCGCGGATCAGCTCGTCGTTGCTCAAGGCTTCCTCCGGCGCATAGGCCCAGAACTCGGTGCGCACGCGCTGGTGCAGGCGCTCGGCAAAGGCCTCGGCCAGGCGATCGGCCAGGGCCTTGAGCAGGATGGCGCTGTAGTCGTCGTGCTGGGCCAGGAACTCGGCTTCTTTCTTCTCCACACCATGCACGCTGACCGCGAACAGGCCGATGTGGTCGCAGGGGCGGCCGTCTTGCGCCGGGGCGATGAAATCGGAGAGGCAACGGTTGGGGCGCTTGACGCCGTCGACCACCGGGCGCTCGCTTTGCAGGCGCAGGCCATGCCAGGTCATCAGGGGCTGGCCCTGAGGGTCGAAGATGGCGATGTCGTCCTCGTTCACTTGGGCCGCGGGGTAGAGCGCGAACACGCCATCGGCGCGCAACCAGCGCCCGGCCACCAACTTGTTCAGCAGGCCTTGGGCATCGGCAAAGACCTTGCGCGCCTGCTCGCCCACCACCTCGTCTTGCAGGATGGCGGGGTAGGGGCCGGCCAGGTCCCAGGTCTGGAAGAAGGGCCCCCAGTCGATGCAGGCCACCAACTCGTCCAGCGGGTAGTTCTCCAGCACGCGGCGACCGACGAAGCGCGGCGCGCACAGGGCGTCGAAGGCGACCTGCTGCTTGTTGGCACGGGCCTGCGCCAGCGTGACCAAGGGCGTGGTCTTCTTGTTGGCGTGCAGTTCACGCACCTTGCGGTAGTCGGCCTGCAGCTCGTGCAGATAGGCGCCGCGGCGCTCAGGGCTGAGCAGCTCCGAGCACACCGACACCGAGCGCGAGGCATCGGGCACATAGACAACCGGCCCTTCGTACTTGGGCGCGATCTTGACGGCGGTGTGCACGCGGCTGGTGGTGGCGCCGCCGATCAGCAAGGGGATGTTGGCGTCGCGGAAATGCGGGTCGGCCTGCATCTCGGCGGCCACATGCTGCATCTCCTCCAGGCTGGGGGTGATGAGACCGGACAGGCCGATGATGTCGGCGCCCTCGGCCTTGGCGCGCGCCAAGATCTCATGGGCCGGCACCATCACGCCCATGTTGATGACCTCGTAGTTGTTGCACTGCAAGACCACGGTGACGATGTTCTTGCCGATGTCGTGCACATCGCCCTTGACGGTGGCGATGACGATCTTGCCCTTGGCGCGCACATCGGCGCCGGCGGCCCGCAGCTGGCGCTTTTCCTCTTCGATGTAGGGGATGAGGTGAGCCACGGCCTGCTTCATCACGCGGGCGCTCTTGACCACCTGGGGCAGGAACATCTTGCCGGCGCCGAACAGATCGCCCACCACATTCATGCCGGCCATCAGCGGGCCTTCGATGACGTGCAGCGGCCGCCCGCCCTGGGCCTTGATGGTCTGCCAGACCTCCTCGGTGTCCTCGGTGATGAAGTCGGTGATGCCGGCCACCAGGGCGTGCTTGAGGCGCTCCTCGACCGAGGCGCTGCGCCAGGCTAGGCGGGCGCTGTCGTCCTTGGCCGCACCCTTGACGGCGTCGGCCACCTCCAGCAGGCGCTCGGTCGCATCGGTGCGGCGGTTCAGCACCACGTCCTCAACGCGCTCGCGCAATTCGGCCGGGATCTCGTCGTACACACCCACCATGCCGGCGTTGACGATGCCCATGTCCATGCCGGCCTGAATGGCGTGGTACAGGAACACGGTGTGGATGGCCTCGCGCACCGGCTCGTTGCCGCGGAAGCTGAAGCTCACATTGCTGACGCCGCCGCTGACCTTGGCGCCGGGCAGGTTCTGTTTGATCCAACGCGTGGCCTCGATGAAGTCCACGGCGTAGTTGGCGTGTTCCTCGATGCCGGTGGCGATGGCAAAGATGTTGGGGTCGAAGATGATGTCTTCGGGCGGGAAGCCAATGCCGACCAGCAGGTCGTAGGCGCGTTGGCAGATGGTCTTGCGGCGCTCCAGTGTGTCGGCCTGGCCGAGTTCGTCAAAGGCCATCACCACGGCGGCGGCGCCATAACGCTTCACCAGCTTGGCCTGGCGCAGGAACTCCGCCTCGCCTTCTTTCAGCGAGATGGAGTTGACGATGCCCTTGCCCTGCAGGCAGCGCAAACCGGCCTCGATGACCTCCCATTTCGAGGAATCGACCATCACCGGCACGCGCGCCACATCGGGTTCGCTGGCCATCAGGTTCAGGAATCGCACCATGGCGGCCTTGCTGTCCAGCATGGCCTCGTCCATGTTGACGTCGATGACCTGGGCGCCGTTCTCGACCTGCTGGCGCGCCACGGCCAAGGCGGCGTCGTATTGGCCTGACAGGATCATTCGGGCAAAGGCTTTGGAGCCCGTCACATTGGTGCGTTCGCCCACGTTCACGAACAGGCTGCCGGCATCGACGGTCATGGGTTCGAGGCCGGAAAGCTTCAGGGGCGGGGGGCTGTTCGTCATGGAGATCTCGGTAAGCGCCGGAAAAGCGGCGTAAATACACCACGGATTCTAGGAAGTGCCCTCTCCAGGCCCGACTGTCCTTGCCGACAATCGAAGGGTGGATCTCATTCGCCTGCCCCCCAACGCCCTGAAGCCCGGTCAGAGGCTCAGCTTTTCATTGCGCGATGCCGCAGGCAAATTGCTGTTTGCCAATGGCACGGTGCTGCCCAATAGCGAGGTGGTGCGCGAGATGCTGGCGCGCGGGGCCTACACCCAGGTGCACGAGACCGAGGCCTATCAGCGCGAGATGACCTCGCGCGCCAACACCTTGATGCACCAGAACGCCTCGCTCAAGGACATCGCCCGGGTGCAGGCCGACTTCCAGCCCGAGCGCAACAAGGTTGTTCACGTCAACAGCGAGTTGGCGCAGTGGTTGGATTTGCAACTGCGCGTGCACAACCTGCTCAAGGACCCGCATGGCGAAGAGTTCCTCACGCGCTTCGAGGACCTGCGCCATGAAGTGCTGGAGCGATTGGCCCGGCATCCGGATCAAACCCTGTTGTTGCTGGTGCATGACGCCAGCCAGGAGTTCAACCAGTACACCGCTCGGCACGCCATCCTGTGCATGGCGCTGTGCCAGTTGGCCGGCGAGCGCCTGGACTGGCCGACCGATGCGGTGCGGGCCTTGACGCGTGCCGCGCTGTCCATGAATCTGGCCCTGGGTCTGCTGCAGGACCGTCTGGCCCAGCAGCGTGAAGGCTTGAGCCCTGAGCAGAAGCGCCTGCTGGCCGGCCACGGCGACCGTGCCGCCGATCTGCTGATGGACCTGGGCGTGCGCGATGAAGCTTGGCTGAACACCGTGCGCCTGCACCATGACACGCAGCCCGGCCCGCTGGCCGAGCGCGCCTGGCCTGAGCGTCTGGCGCGGCTGCTGCAGCGCATCGATGTGTTTGCGGCGCGCCTGTCGCCCCGCATTGCCCGTAAGGCCCAGGCCGGTGCGCAGGCCGCGCGCGCCATTTTTCTGGACGAGGCCAAGCAGCAGGACGAAGCCGGCGCGGTGCTCATCAAGGCGGTGGGCCTGTACCCACCCGGCACCTTTGTGCGCTTGGCCAACGGCGAGGAGTGCATCGTGATCAAGCGCGGCGCGGCGGCCACCGAGCCCCTGGTGGCGGCGCTGATGGGCAAGAGCGGCAACCCGCTGACCGAACCGGTGCCGCGCGACACCCGCCTGGCCGGGCATGCTGTGACGCACAGTCTGGCGCCCCATGAACTGAGGCTGCGCCTCTCTATTGAGAAGCTGCTGCGCCTGTCTTTATGAGGGGATGGTCGGCGCTGCTGCTGGCGCTGTGCGTGGCACGCACGGGCTGGGCACGTGAGACCTGGCAGTTGGGCACCGCCGAGTTGCCGCCGGCTGTGACAGCCAAGCGCGCCGACCAAGGCTATTACCCGGTGTTGCTGCGCCGGGTCTTGCAGGAACTGGATGTCGACGCGCGTCTGCACTTTCTGCCGCCAGTGCGGGCTGTGCTGGACGGCGCGGCCGGCCACTACACGGCGGTGTTCCCGTTGGCTCGCAGCGCCGAGCGCGAACGCGATTTCCTGGTGTCAGAGCCGCTGTTTACGGTGCGCATCCGCGTCTTTTTGCGTCGCGATGACGACTGGGCGGGCCGCGGACTGGCCGATCTGACCGGGGGTCTGCTTTGCAATATCCAGGGTGCGCGGCTCTACCCGGAGTTGGAGACGGCCCTATCTGACGGCCGCCTGCGGATGCAGCGGGTGAGTGAAATCTCGGCTTGTTTTCGCATGCTGGCCGCGGGGCGGGTGCGCTATGTGGTGACGGGCGAGAACACCGGTTTCGAAGGCATGCAGGCCGGCGCGGGCGGTGCGGCGGCAGTGCGCATGGCGCCCTTGTTGCTGGCCGAGCAGACCGTGCACCTGATGTTCCCGCGCACCGACCCGGCCAGCGCCGCGCGCCGGGCAGCCTTTGATCAAGCCATTCGGCGCCTGCGGGCGCAAGGCGTGATGCAGAAATTGGAGCATCAGGTGCTGCCCCAGGCACCTACCGCCATGCGCTGACTGAAAATTGCATCCATGGTTCGGATGCTGGTGTGCGCGGGCTTGCTGCTGGGGAGTGTTGCGCTGGCGCAGCCGGCGGCGCTGCGCATGGTCAGCAACGAGTTTCCGCCCTATGTCGGGCAGGAGTTGCCGCAGCAGGGCTATTACCCGGCGCTGGTGCGGCGGGTGTTGGCGCTGCAAGGTCTGGCCCTGGAGTTGCAGTTCGAACCCCCGGCGCGCGCTCATGCGTCCGTGCTGGCGGGCCGCTACGACGCCGCTTTCCCGATGGTGCGTTCCGCCGAACGTGAGCGCGACTTTGTGTTCTCAGAGCCGTTGCTGTGGGTGCGCTCCTATCTGTATGTGCGGGCCGACAGCCCGATTCGCGGTCTGCAGGATCTGAACGGACGACGCAGCTGCCATTTGCAGCATTCGCGTCAGCCGCAGCCGGTGCAGCAGCTGGTTGAGGACGGGCTCATCAGGGTCGAGCGGGTGGCCCAGATCGGTCAGTGCTTTGACATGCTGGTACGCGGCCGGGTGGACTTTCTGGCACTGGGGGACTACGCCGGGGTGGCTGGCATGCGCCAGCTGGGGGCTACGGGCGAGACCCTGCGGCGCCTGGAGCCGCCACTGGCCCAAGGCAGCTTGCATCTGGTGTGGCCGCGGCGCGATCCGCAGTCGGGCGCGCGCGCCGCAGCCTTCAACAAGGGCCTGGCGCAGCTGCGCCAGCAGGGCGAGGTCAGCGCACTGGAGCGCGCGCTGCTGCCGGCGCTACCGTCTCAGCCCGACAGCAAGCCGCTGAACAAGGCGTTGGGCCGGGGCCGGTAGGCGCTGACCTGGCGGCTGATGGCCGCGATGTGGTCGGGCGTGGTGCCGCAGCAGCCGCCGGCAATGTTCAAGAGGCCACGGGCCGCGAACTCGCCCACCAGCCGACCGGTGATCTCCGGCGTTTCGTCAAAGCCGGTGTCGCTCATGGGGTTGGGCAGTCCGGCGTTGGGGTAGCAGCTGATCGGGGTGTCGGCGGCGGCCTGGCTCAGCTCTTCCAGATAGGGGCGCATCAGGCTGGCACCGAGCGCGCAGTTCAGGCCCACGGCGATTGGGTGGGCATGGCGCACCGAATGCCAAAAGGCCGTCACCGTCTGGCCGCTGAGGATGCGGCCCGAGGCGTCGGTCACGGTGCCCGAGATGATGACCGGCAGGCGCTCGCCCGTGGCTTCCATCAACTCGTCCAGCGCGAACAGCGCGGCCTTGGCGTTCAGGGTGTCGAAGATGGTCTCGACCAAAAAGAGGTCGCAGCCGCCGTCCAGCAACCCTTTAGCC
Above is a window of Inhella inkyongensis DNA encoding:
- a CDS encoding alpha/beta fold hydrolase yields the protein MTLQDAQMPTRRQIAQLFGASALSTLLPAQAASANSSWQEHQIETPDGPLGYAQAGQGPLLVLLPGGPGGSGWGLRHWATPLTEHLTVLVLDPIGRGRSARLADPRRYTLERDASDLERLRTHLGRERLIVYGHSYGGLMAQAWAAAHPQRVQGLILGNTVHGSRDWQAQLERCKRQVQTQHPALWAQWLQEREQGLRSDRDAFNDLLGPCVEPLYWHNLAHRSRKAPPSPQPALDRLNRDVYRAMLGDDPEWQVGGTLAGVEMLPLLPRIPAPALVFSGRADRICPPASTLEMAAALPQAQAWIFESSGHRPFIEEPEVWARQVTEFVLRWA
- a CDS encoding LysR substrate-binding domain-containing protein; the encoded protein is MLPLQTLRAFRQAAQTQNLRAAAEQLNLTHGAVSQQIRLLEDRLGVSLFDRVGRGVRLNAAGAALLARVQQALALLEAGEREARVQGQVPQRVLRVSMLPSFAQCWLLPRLSRWQRAHPGWRLAIDARQTVVDVLGPGVDVAIRYGQQPWAGAVAKSLGQERLFPVASPSQADALRGLAAADLLRFPMLAGTAGWELWLQPAGVVEPPPEPVASFNDAGLLLQAAEVGMGIALARGVLVLDRLREGRLLPLHPLTVPAPRSYWLVASEPSWQRPEVQALHAWLLAQLAESERELATLM
- a CDS encoding chorismate--pyruvate lyase family protein, translated to MSLRAWLRAPGSLSARLARHGRFEVQLLRQTTARLNAPERRQLGRPRQGCTLVREVVLRVDGQPLVWARSSLHQSTLAGPWKALKGLGRRPLAELLYQDRRVQRSTLQPKRLNPHGGTRRQMQRQWRQATGTAAPAGMQWARHSVFKRQGAQLRILELFHPEVAHLAPYPGTRRPSLKTLACAPGGRLHRPVWQSARSHQGR
- the proC gene encoding pyrroline-5-carboxylate reductase, with the translated sequence MHPTHPTLAFIGGGNMASAILGGLRRAGRPAEAFVVIEPQATQRERLATDFGIQALAAPTPALAQAALVVWAVKPQLFAQAAAPAAPWLAQALQLSVMAGIRSEAIAQASGSERVVRAMPNTPALIGQGIAGLYARAAVSELERAEVEAVLAPTGRSLWVEREDDLDAVTAISGSGPAYFFYFCEAMVQAGLDLGLHETQARELALATCGGAAALALQSADSLAMLRERVTSKGGTTHAALESLRADGVGEALQRAVRAAASRAAELGKA
- a CDS encoding TMEM165/GDT1 family protein translates to MESLWMSTGVVALAEIGDKTQLLAFLLAARFKKPWPIVAGIVVATVLNHALAGLLGAWITTQLGPQVLRWVLGLSFLAMAAWTLIPDKIEDEEAQVAQRLGVFGATFVTFFLAEMGDKTQVATIALAAHYAQAFWVVVGTTLGMLIADVPAVFAGEKLATRIPLRWVHGAAALLFAALGVATLMGLGKSWGL
- a CDS encoding GGDEF domain-containing protein, which encodes MNLHLPTALLFAGLLMAALTLGLGLLAWRARTAYLWHWLTALSCTCVGLLLFAQRGQWPDWLTVPVANLLLMGNLLFTLTGYGLLFGERLPLRGLLSVVALYALATVWLTWGVDDFPARILSFNLTLAALSLIAAQVLRLQRGSWPLALLILPMGAHILQALLGLARVVLVLLGHDTGLSLPQVTQPHALLIMLTSLVALSLGFGFVTLHAGRLQRELNDQATTDPLTGLSNRRGFERALAREWRRRQRLGTPMAVLMLDIDHFKQINDSQGHAGGDQALIRMGEVLRSEFRPYDLIGRLGGEEFCVVLPGALREEALTAAERLRQSDWTYAQDPQGKALRYSLSIGVALADARDTDAEALLQRADTALYQAKLGGRDQVVLSQPPA
- the metH gene encoding methionine synthase, which gives rise to MTNSPPPLKLSGLEPMTVDAGSLFVNVGERTNVTGSKAFARMILSGQYDAALAVARQQVENGAQVIDVNMDEAMLDSKAAMVRFLNLMASEPDVARVPVMVDSSKWEVIEAGLRCLQGKGIVNSISLKEGEAEFLRQAKLVKRYGAAAVVMAFDELGQADTLERRKTICQRAYDLLVGIGFPPEDIIFDPNIFAIATGIEEHANYAVDFIEATRWIKQNLPGAKVSGGVSNVSFSFRGNEPVREAIHTVFLYHAIQAGMDMGIVNAGMVGVYDEIPAELRERVEDVVLNRRTDATERLLEVADAVKGAAKDDSARLAWRSASVEERLKHALVAGITDFITEDTEEVWQTIKAQGGRPLHVIEGPLMAGMNVVGDLFGAGKMFLPQVVKSARVMKQAVAHLIPYIEEEKRQLRAAGADVRAKGKIVIATVKGDVHDIGKNIVTVVLQCNNYEVINMGVMVPAHEILARAKAEGADIIGLSGLITPSLEEMQHVAAEMQADPHFRDANIPLLIGGATTSRVHTAVKIAPKYEGPVVYVPDASRSVSVCSELLSPERRGAYLHELQADYRKVRELHANKKTTPLVTLAQARANKQQVAFDALCAPRFVGRRVLENYPLDELVACIDWGPFFQTWDLAGPYPAILQDEVVGEQARKVFADAQGLLNKLVAGRWLRADGVFALYPAAQVNEDDIAIFDPQGQPLMTWHGLRLQSERPVVDGVKRPNRCLSDFIAPAQDGRPCDHIGLFAVSVHGVEKKEAEFLAQHDDYSAILLKALADRLAEAFAERLHQRVRTEFWAYAPEEALSNDELIRETYRGIRPAPGYPACPDHLVKRDLLRVLQADAIGMQLTESMAMHPASSVSGFYLAHPDASYFNVGRIGEDQLQDWAQRAGLSETQARRALAPQLE
- a CDS encoding HD-GYP domain-containing protein; its protein translation is MDLIRLPPNALKPGQRLSFSLRDAAGKLLFANGTVLPNSEVVREMLARGAYTQVHETEAYQREMTSRANTLMHQNASLKDIARVQADFQPERNKVVHVNSELAQWLDLQLRVHNLLKDPHGEEFLTRFEDLRHEVLERLARHPDQTLLLLVHDASQEFNQYTARHAILCMALCQLAGERLDWPTDAVRALTRAALSMNLALGLLQDRLAQQREGLSPEQKRLLAGHGDRAADLLMDLGVRDEAWLNTVRLHHDTQPGPLAERAWPERLARLLQRIDVFAARLSPRIARKAQAGAQAARAIFLDEAKQQDEAGAVLIKAVGLYPPGTFVRLANGEECIVIKRGAAATEPLVAALMGKSGNPLTEPVPRDTRLAGHAVTHSLAPHELRLRLSIEKLLRLSL
- a CDS encoding substrate-binding periplasmic protein, translating into MRGWSALLLALCVARTGWARETWQLGTAELPPAVTAKRADQGYYPVLLRRVLQELDVDARLHFLPPVRAVLDGAAGHYTAVFPLARSAERERDFLVSEPLFTVRIRVFLRRDDDWAGRGLADLTGGLLCNIQGARLYPELETALSDGRLRMQRVSEISACFRMLAAGRVRYVVTGENTGFEGMQAGAGGAAAVRMAPLLLAEQTVHLMFPRTDPASAARRAAFDQAIRRLRAQGVMQKLEHQVLPQAPTAMR
- a CDS encoding substrate-binding periplasmic protein → MVRMLVCAGLLLGSVALAQPAALRMVSNEFPPYVGQELPQQGYYPALVRRVLALQGLALELQFEPPARAHASVLAGRYDAAFPMVRSAERERDFVFSEPLLWVRSYLYVRADSPIRGLQDLNGRRSCHLQHSRQPQPVQQLVEDGLIRVERVAQIGQCFDMLVRGRVDFLALGDYAGVAGMRQLGATGETLRRLEPPLAQGSLHLVWPRRDPQSGARAAAFNKGLAQLRQQGEVSALERALLPALPSQPDSKPLNKALGRGR
- a CDS encoding homocysteine S-methyltransferase family protein codes for the protein MKPIAYTRAADLPRLMQNRILVLDGAMGTMIQRHKLSEADYRGSRFADHPKDLKGNNELLQFTRPDVITLIHEQYLAAGADFIETNTFGATSVAQEDYDLAGLAYEMNVEAARLARAACAKYSTPDKPRFAAGALGPTPRTASISPDVNDPGARNVDFETLRAAYYEQAKGLLDGGCDLFLVETIFDTLNAKAALFALDELMEATGERLPVIISGTVTDASGRILSGQTVTAFWHSVRHAHPIAVGLNCALGASLMRPYLEELSQAAADTPISCYPNAGLPNPMSDTGFDETPEITGRLVGEFAARGLLNIAGGCCGTTPDHIAAISRQVSAYRPRPNALFSGLLSG